The Neisseria sicca genome includes a window with the following:
- the ispD gene encoding 2-C-methyl-D-erythritol 4-phosphate cytidylyltransferase — MNRQHIALIPAAGVGTRFGAGKPKQYIRIHGKTVLEHTVAIFTQHPLIDLVAIAVSPDDPFINHLQTTSDKTVIFNVGGNTRAETVRNGVQTLIEKKLADNHDNILVHDAARCCLPHDALSRLIQEAGTKAEGGILAIPAADTIKRSDTDGQILETVPRTDLWQAQTPQLFQAGLLNRALSASDLNGITDEASAVEQLGIRPLLVQGDIRNLKLTLPQDEFIIRLLLNT, encoded by the coding sequence ATGAACAGACAGCACATCGCCCTGATTCCCGCCGCAGGGGTCGGCACTCGCTTCGGTGCAGGCAAACCCAAACAATATATCCGGATACACGGCAAAACCGTCTTAGAGCATACGGTTGCCATTTTTACACAGCATCCGCTTATCGACTTGGTCGCCATTGCTGTCTCACCTGATGATCCTTTCATTAATCATCTTCAGACGACCTCTGATAAGACAGTGATTTTCAACGTCGGAGGCAATACCCGGGCAGAAACCGTCCGTAATGGTGTGCAAACACTGATAGAAAAGAAGTTGGCGGATAACCACGATAATATTTTGGTTCACGATGCCGCCCGCTGCTGCCTGCCCCACGATGCCCTGTCACGCCTGATTCAGGAAGCCGGAACAAAAGCAGAAGGCGGCATTTTGGCCATTCCCGCAGCCGACACCATCAAACGTTCCGATACCGACGGACAAATCCTGGAAACCGTACCCCGTACAGACTTATGGCAGGCACAGACACCGCAACTTTTTCAAGCCGGATTATTGAATCGCGCCCTATCCGCCTCCGACTTAAACGGTATTACCGATGAAGCCTCTGCCGTAGAACAACTGGGCATAAGGCCTCTACTGGTACAGGGGGATATCCGCAATCTCAAATTAACCCTCCCTCAGGACGAATTTATTATACGGCTGCTTTTGAATACTTGA
- a CDS encoding DUF4124 domain-containing protein — translation MKMKLSALSVLAAAVLCSSGALAADSVYTWKNGKGNSYSDTPNRLKLDRSNVMNIRTHSVKAAVKPKSEAADEGTLAEQQAKLNERMLAKNKLIEEQNKKIEEENRKNKEDNCRIARMNQQSAESARVANRDDLVKRYQGDVAKYCN, via the coding sequence ATGAAAATGAAACTTTCTGCATTATCCGTATTAGCGGCAGCAGTTTTGTGTTCTTCTGGCGCATTGGCGGCAGACAGTGTCTATACGTGGAAAAATGGCAAGGGGAACAGCTATTCCGATACGCCGAACCGGCTCAAGCTTGACCGCTCCAATGTAATGAATATCCGTACGCACAGCGTCAAGGCGGCAGTCAAACCCAAATCCGAAGCTGCGGACGAAGGTACGCTGGCAGAGCAACAGGCTAAATTAAATGAGCGGATGTTGGCTAAGAATAAACTGATCGAGGAGCAAAATAAAAAAATTGAGGAAGAAAACCGTAAGAACAAAGAAGACAACTGCCGTATCGCACGAATGAACCAACAGTCTGCCGAAAGCGCGCGCGTCGCTAATCGTGATGATTTGGTCAAGCGGTATCAAGGAGATGTTGCCAAATATTGCAATTAA
- a CDS encoding RnfH family protein, whose protein sequence is MLEIEIVYGTAEKQILRSIRIEQGATARTAVLQSGLDKDFPELDLNAAPLGIFGKRVKDDVLLRDRDRIEIYRPLLIDPKEARRKRVGKTQ, encoded by the coding sequence ATGCTTGAAATCGAAATTGTTTACGGAACGGCTGAAAAGCAGATATTACGCTCAATCCGCATTGAGCAAGGAGCAACCGCAAGGACGGCTGTGCTTCAAAGCGGCTTGGATAAAGATTTTCCTGAATTGGATTTGAATGCGGCTCCTTTGGGTATCTTTGGCAAAAGAGTCAAAGACGACGTTTTGCTGCGCGACCGAGACCGTATCGAGATATACCGCCCTTTACTGATTGACCCGAAAGAAGCAAGACGCAAACGGGTCGGCAAAACCCAATAA
- the hpnC gene encoding squalene synthase HpnC, whose protein sequence is MSVNHYENFPVGSLVMPHRLRKPTHAVYAFARTADDLADEGNAKAAERLRALDELKSELDRIQHGETPLTPLMQRLQREAIAPFKLPLQPFYDLLSAFSQDVVKSRYQDFGDLIDYCRRSANPIGRIMLHLYGQTDEISIAQSDGICTALQLINFWQDVAVDWQRGRVYIPQDDLEKFKVSEAQIAEGKADFAFQRLMSYECNRAFQMLKGGSPLGKTLKGRLGFELRMIIVGGQLILQKLDGCKYDVFAQRPVLDKKDWLIILKRAFLKK, encoded by the coding sequence ATGTCAGTTAACCATTATGAAAATTTCCCCGTCGGCTCGCTCGTCATGCCGCACCGCCTGCGCAAGCCCACCCATGCCGTTTACGCTTTTGCGCGCACTGCTGACGACCTCGCCGATGAAGGCAATGCCAAGGCCGCTGAACGCTTGCGCGCTTTGGACGAACTCAAATCCGAACTTGACCGCATACAGCACGGCGAAACACCGTTGACCCCGCTAATGCAACGTTTGCAACGTGAAGCCATCGCTCCTTTCAAGCTGCCGCTGCAGCCGTTTTACGATCTTTTGTCCGCATTCAGTCAGGATGTTGTCAAATCCCGTTATCAGGATTTTGGCGACCTGATCGACTACTGCCGCCGTTCCGCCAATCCAATCGGACGCATTATGCTGCACCTTTACGGACAAACCGACGAAATCAGCATCGCCCAAAGTGACGGTATCTGCACCGCGTTGCAACTCATCAACTTTTGGCAAGATGTTGCCGTCGATTGGCAGAGAGGCCGTGTCTATATCCCGCAGGACGACTTGGAAAAATTCAAAGTAAGCGAAGCACAAATCGCCGAAGGCAAAGCGGATTTCGCGTTTCAAAGACTGATGTCGTATGAATGCAACCGCGCTTTCCAAATGCTCAAAGGCGGTTCGCCCTTGGGTAAAACGCTGAAAGGACGTTTGGGGTTTGAATTGCGGATGATTATTGTCGGCGGACAACTGATTTTGCAGAAACTGGACGGCTGCAAATACGATGTGTTTGCACAACGCCCTGTTTTGGATAAGAAAGATTGGCTGATTATTCTGAAACGGGCATTCTTGAAGAAATAA
- a CDS encoding type II toxin-antitoxin system RatA family toxin, whose product MKKVEKNVLVLHSAKQMFDLVDKVEDYPNFLPWYSKTEVIERKDKELKARLFMDYMGVRQSFATHNHNIPGSEIRMDLLEGPFKTLRGTWKFIDLGGDMCKIEFRLEYDFSNMLLSTVISPVFNHLSGTLVDAFVKEADRRYA is encoded by the coding sequence ATGAAAAAGGTTGAAAAAAACGTATTGGTGCTGCACAGCGCAAAACAGATGTTCGACTTGGTCGATAAAGTTGAGGACTATCCAAACTTTCTCCCATGGTACAGTAAAACCGAGGTCATAGAGCGTAAAGATAAGGAACTCAAAGCACGGCTGTTCATGGACTATATGGGTGTGCGTCAATCTTTTGCGACACACAACCACAACATTCCCGGCTCGGAAATCCGTATGGACTTGCTGGAAGGCCCTTTTAAAACCTTACGCGGTACATGGAAGTTTATCGATTTGGGCGGAGATATGTGTAAAATCGAATTTCGTTTGGAATATGATTTTTCCAATATGCTGCTTTCTACCGTCATTTCCCCCGTATTCAACCACCTTTCCGGTACGCTGGTCGACGCATTCGTCAAAGAGGCAGACAGACGCTATGCTTGA
- the dnaQ gene encoding DNA polymerase III subunit epsilon, with protein sequence MMRRQIILDTETTGLYAENGDRLVEFAGLEMVNRQMTGSFLHLYVHPERDMPEEAARVHGLTIDVLEEKNAPPFAKVGQEISEFIRGAELIIHNAKFDVGFLNMEFRRMGLPSVEELGCEITDTLAMAREMFPGQKASLDALCNRLSIDKSKRVLHGALIDCELLGEVYLAMTRQQFDLMGGEGEEETKEDKPVIIAETKRSSRLKIIKANSEELAEHEKYLDALGEACIWRRTAAGENV encoded by the coding sequence TTGATGAGACGCCAGATTATCCTTGATACCGAAACCACCGGCCTTTACGCCGAAAACGGCGACCGCTTGGTCGAGTTTGCAGGACTGGAAATGGTCAACCGCCAAATGACCGGAAGCTTCCTGCATCTTTATGTCCATCCCGAGCGCGATATGCCTGAAGAAGCCGCACGCGTACACGGGCTGACGATTGACGTTTTGGAAGAGAAAAACGCTCCGCCGTTTGCAAAGGTCGGACAGGAAATCAGCGAATTTATCCGTGGAGCGGAATTGATTATCCACAATGCAAAATTCGACGTAGGCTTCTTAAATATGGAATTCCGCCGTATGGGTCTGCCCTCCGTTGAAGAGCTTGGCTGCGAGATTACGGATACGCTGGCAATGGCGCGTGAAATGTTTCCTGGGCAAAAAGCCAGCCTGGATGCCTTGTGCAACCGCCTCTCCATCGATAAAAGCAAACGCGTACTGCATGGTGCTTTAATCGACTGCGAACTTTTAGGCGAAGTTTATTTGGCGATGACGCGCCAACAATTCGACTTAATGGGTGGAGAAGGTGAAGAAGAAACAAAAGAAGACAAACCTGTCATCATCGCCGAAACAAAACGTTCGTCGCGCTTAAAAATCATCAAAGCCAATTCTGAAGAGCTTGCAGAACACGAAAAATATCTCGACGCGCTAGGAGAAGCCTGCATATGGAGACGGACAGCCGCGGGAGAGAATGTATGA
- the purM gene encoding phosphoribosylformylglycinamidine cyclo-ligase has translation MSTSLSYRDAGVDIDAGDQLVENIKPFAKRTMRPEVLGDLGGFGALVEISKKYKNPVLVSGTDGVGTKLKLAFDWDKHDTVGIDLVAMSVNDILVQGAEPLFFLDYFACGKLDVARATDVIKGIAQGCEESGCALIGGETAEMPGMYPEGEYDLAGFAVGVVEKERVINGRSIKAGDIVLGLASNGAHSNGYSLVRKIIARDNPDLDAEFDNGKTLRETIIAPTRLYVKPILAALEKFTIKGMAHITGGGITENVPRILPENTVAQIDAKAWELPKLFQWLQQAGNVETQEMYRTFNCGIGMVVVIAEEDADAVQAFLTEQGETVYRLGKIRERNGDEHQTQVA, from the coding sequence ATGAGCACTTCATTGAGCTACCGCGACGCAGGCGTGGACATTGACGCCGGCGATCAACTGGTCGAAAACATCAAACCTTTTGCCAAACGCACCATGCGTCCCGAAGTGTTGGGTGATTTGGGCGGCTTCGGCGCATTGGTCGAAATCAGCAAAAAATACAAAAATCCCGTGCTCGTCAGCGGCACCGACGGCGTCGGCACCAAGCTCAAACTCGCCTTCGATTGGGACAAACACGACACCGTCGGCATCGACCTCGTCGCCATGAGCGTCAACGACATTTTGGTTCAAGGCGCAGAGCCTTTGTTCTTCCTCGACTATTTCGCCTGCGGCAAACTCGACGTCGCCCGCGCTACCGACGTGATTAAAGGCATTGCCCAAGGCTGCGAAGAATCCGGTTGCGCCCTCATCGGCGGCGAAACTGCCGAAATGCCAGGCATGTACCCCGAAGGCGAATACGACTTGGCGGGCTTTGCCGTCGGCGTGGTCGAAAAAGAACGCGTCATCAATGGCCGCAGCATCAAAGCGGGCGACATCGTGTTGGGTCTGGCTTCCAACGGCGCGCATTCCAACGGCTACTCCCTCGTCCGCAAAATCATCGCGCGCGACAATCCCGATTTGGATGCCGAGTTCGATAACGGTAAAACCCTTCGCGAAACCATCATCGCCCCGACCCGCCTGTATGTGAAACCTATCCTCGCTGCTTTAGAAAAATTCACCATCAAAGGCATGGCGCACATCACCGGCGGCGGCATCACCGAAAACGTGCCGCGCATCCTGCCTGAAAACACCGTCGCCCAAATCGATGCCAAAGCATGGGAATTGCCCAAGCTGTTCCAATGGCTGCAACAGGCAGGCAATGTGGAAACGCAAGAAATGTACCGCACCTTCAACTGCGGCATCGGCATGGTGGTCGTAATTGCCGAAGAAGATGCCGACGCGGTGCAGGCATTCTTAACCGAACAGGGCGAAACGGTTTACCGTTTGGGTAAAATCCGCGAACGCAATGGCGACGAGCATCAAACCCAAGTGGCTTAA
- the crcB gene encoding fluoride efflux transporter CrcB: protein MNFLNIFPVALGAVVGAVLRWIFGLLLPAAPILGWGTLAANWIGALLIGFCAEWVADPQWRLLLITGFLGSLTTLSSFSLETVAMMQEGRWVAAALSVCLHVGGSFILTAAGIWLAHCLK from the coding sequence ATGAACTTCTTAAATATTTTTCCGGTTGCCCTAGGGGCGGTTGTCGGCGCAGTATTGCGTTGGATATTTGGTTTGCTGCTTCCCGCTGCACCGATTTTGGGCTGGGGGACGCTGGCCGCAAACTGGATAGGGGCTTTGCTTATCGGATTTTGTGCCGAATGGGTCGCAGATCCTCAATGGCGTTTGCTGTTGATTACCGGTTTCTTAGGCAGTCTGACCACATTGTCCTCTTTTTCCCTTGAGACTGTGGCTATGATGCAGGAGGGGCGGTGGGTAGCTGCTGCATTATCCGTATGCCTCCATGTCGGCGGTTCGTTTATATTGACGGCAGCGGGCATTTGGTTGGCCCATTGTTTGAAATGA
- a CDS encoding VanZ family protein, which translates to MKLPLNKFTLLAAAWFAASIYALLFKESGNAPPPFPNFDKVAHFITFFAQIWLIAKIFLSEQKRVPYKKLLIFALLFAFFSEWAQATFTTTREGSLGDGIADMLGTMAALWFAKKVENAKLQNQKPI; encoded by the coding sequence ATGAAACTGCCTTTGAATAAGTTTACCTTGTTAGCAGCGGCTTGGTTTGCAGCAAGTATTTACGCATTACTTTTCAAAGAGTCCGGCAATGCTCCCCCTCCCTTCCCCAATTTCGACAAGGTTGCTCATTTCATTACATTCTTTGCACAAATATGGTTAATAGCCAAAATCTTTTTATCCGAGCAAAAACGCGTACCTTATAAAAAACTATTGATATTCGCCTTATTGTTTGCCTTCTTTAGCGAATGGGCTCAAGCAACGTTTACAACAACAAGGGAAGGTTCACTTGGAGACGGAATAGCGGATATGCTTGGCACGATGGCTGCCTTATGGTTTGCCAAAAAGGTAGAGAATGCGAAATTACAGAATCAAAAGCCTATCTGA
- the pth gene encoding aminoacyl-tRNA hydrolase, producing the protein MSNKIKMIVGLGNPGSEYEQTRHNAGFWFIDELAWQYKATLKEEKKFFGSVARISISGSDLWLLKPATFMNRSGQAVAALAQFYKIKPEEILVVHDELDIPCGRIKFKLGGGNGGHNGLKDIQARLGTPDFYRLRLGIDHPGDRNLVVGYVLNKPSPEHRQQIDEAINKSLKAVPMLLAGEWEEAVRFLHSK; encoded by the coding sequence ATGTCAAATAAAATCAAAATGATTGTAGGACTGGGAAATCCCGGTTCGGAATACGAACAAACGCGCCACAATGCCGGATTCTGGTTTATCGACGAATTGGCATGGCAATATAAAGCCACTTTAAAAGAAGAAAAAAAATTCTTCGGCTCAGTAGCCCGCATCAGCATATCCGGCTCAGACTTATGGCTTTTAAAACCGGCAACATTTATGAACCGCTCCGGTCAAGCAGTAGCCGCGCTGGCGCAATTCTATAAAATCAAGCCCGAAGAAATACTGGTCGTCCATGACGAACTGGATATTCCGTGCGGTAGGATAAAATTTAAATTAGGTGGAGGAAACGGCGGTCATAACGGCTTAAAAGACATTCAGGCACGCTTGGGAACGCCTGATTTTTACCGCCTGCGCTTGGGTATCGATCATCCGGGAGACCGAAATCTGGTTGTCGGCTATGTCCTGAATAAACCTAGCCCGGAACACAGGCAGCAAATTGATGAAGCCATCAATAAATCATTAAAAGCCGTTCCCATGCTGTTAGCCGGAGAATGGGAAGAAGCCGTACGTTTTTTACACAGCAAATGA
- a CDS encoding RBBP9/YdeN family alpha/beta hydrolase: MPQRVFIVHGFEGNPHGNWFDWLSAQVRAAGFQADALAMPNPERPTVSSWQFALDQHIGKPDENTFLVGHSLGCITILHFLSRQQPEKIGGLVLTAGFADPLPPLPALDGYIKGAAPEFDILRKIQMPKHCIVSDDDTHVPPELTLSMAEKLKSPVTHIAKGGHLMASEGFTELPQAWEVLKPMLTG, from the coding sequence ATGCCCCAACGCGTCTTTATCGTACACGGTTTCGAAGGCAATCCGCACGGCAACTGGTTTGACTGGCTCTCGGCACAAGTCCGCGCCGCAGGTTTCCAAGCCGACGCGCTGGCGATGCCCAATCCCGAACGGCCGACGGTTTCTTCTTGGCAATTCGCCCTTGACCAACACATCGGCAAACCCGACGAAAATACTTTCTTAGTCGGGCACAGCCTAGGCTGCATCACCATTCTGCACTTCCTCAGCCGCCAACAGCCCGAAAAAATCGGCGGCTTGGTACTTACGGCAGGATTCGCCGATCCTTTGCCCCCGCTGCCCGCCCTAGACGGCTACATCAAAGGCGCAGCGCCGGAATTTGACATCCTGCGCAAAATTCAAATGCCCAAACACTGCATCGTCTCCGACGACGACACCCACGTTCCGCCCGAATTGACCTTAAGTATGGCGGAAAAACTCAAAAGCCCCGTTACCCACATTGCCAAAGGCGGACACCTGATGGCATCCGAAGGCTTCACAGAACTGCCGCAAGCTTGGGAAGTGTTGAAACCGATGCTCACGGGCTAG
- a CDS encoding tetratricopeptide repeat protein, with translation MNTADTFYREAISHLTRTPPDFEAAVPLLRQAAQAGHAESAFQLAGCLLQGLGISADRQAGIRLMQQAAGSGHPYARYNLLQIQESQGMPFNTLMAAYKELAEEGIIHAQLKLMRSLHDGGRHEEALQWAYMAAAQHHPQALYFLAQHHQYASPPDFAQAHLFYRQAAEQDFPAAHWQLGLQYKLGQGTDPNKQLAIIHLRHAADSGIAAAQTMLADLLLETDPQEAIHRLKAAARGGSSDAQVRLAEIYLLGKWVERNTGKAHAYAEKAAAQQHSEALRILGDIYRYGLGVVPDPIKARRYYRQAADKGNIQAHQKLLADIALGNKPEEYAEAKEKALKKQEAEQLYQQAFAAHYGLNRHPDHLEALRLYERSALLGHGKAQTNLGMMYYNGHGTAQNYAKAAEWFEKAALNHDAMAQYNLACLYFNGTGIAHDADEACRWLEAAIRNGHDQPEVLKQLLAQWRQAAA, from the coding sequence ATGAATACCGCTGACACATTTTACAGGGAAGCAATTTCACATCTGACTAGGACACCTCCTGATTTTGAGGCAGCCGTTCCTTTGTTGCGTCAGGCTGCGCAAGCCGGACATGCGGAATCCGCGTTTCAACTGGCAGGCTGTTTGTTGCAGGGCTTAGGGATTTCGGCGGATAGGCAGGCAGGTATCAGACTGATGCAGCAGGCGGCGGGAAGCGGGCATCCTTATGCTCGATACAATCTGCTCCAGATTCAAGAATCACAAGGCATGCCTTTCAATACATTGATGGCGGCTTACAAGGAGCTGGCTGAAGAAGGTATCATCCATGCCCAGCTTAAACTGATGCGGAGTTTGCATGACGGTGGGCGGCATGAAGAGGCGTTGCAATGGGCGTACATGGCTGCCGCTCAGCATCATCCACAGGCATTATACTTTTTAGCGCAACACCATCAATATGCCTCGCCTCCCGATTTTGCTCAGGCACATTTGTTTTACCGACAAGCTGCGGAGCAGGATTTTCCTGCAGCACATTGGCAGCTGGGACTGCAATATAAATTGGGACAGGGAACCGACCCGAACAAGCAGCTTGCCATCATTCATCTGCGCCATGCCGCTGATAGCGGGATTGCTGCCGCACAAACCATGTTGGCGGATTTACTGCTGGAAACTGATCCGCAAGAGGCCATACACCGTTTGAAGGCTGCGGCAAGAGGCGGCAGCAGCGACGCACAGGTAAGATTGGCAGAAATTTACCTATTGGGAAAATGGGTGGAGCGCAATACCGGCAAGGCTCATGCGTATGCGGAAAAAGCAGCCGCACAGCAGCATTCCGAAGCCCTAAGGATTTTGGGCGATATTTACCGTTATGGTCTGGGTGTGGTTCCCGATCCTATCAAGGCACGGCGCTATTACCGTCAGGCAGCGGATAAAGGAAATATCCAGGCACATCAGAAACTGCTTGCCGATATTGCATTGGGCAATAAACCCGAGGAATATGCCGAAGCAAAAGAAAAAGCCTTGAAGAAGCAGGAAGCAGAGCAACTTTATCAGCAGGCGTTTGCCGCGCATTATGGTTTGAACCGCCATCCTGATCATTTAGAGGCATTGAGGCTGTATGAACGTTCGGCTTTATTGGGTCATGGAAAGGCGCAGACCAATTTGGGTATGATGTATTACAACGGACACGGTACGGCTCAGAATTATGCCAAAGCGGCAGAATGGTTCGAAAAAGCGGCACTAAACCATGATGCAATGGCGCAATATAATCTTGCCTGCCTTTATTTCAACGGAACGGGCATAGCGCATGATGCAGATGAAGCTTGTAGATGGTTGGAAGCCGCTATCCGCAATGGACACGATCAGCCTGAGGTATTGAAGCAGCTTTTGGCACAATGGCGGCAGGCTGCGGCTTAA
- a CDS encoding IS30 family transposase has product MSYTQLTQDERYHIQYLSRHCTVTEIAKQLNRHKSTISREIRRHRTQGQQYSAEKAQKQSRTIKQRKRKPYKLDSQLIQHIDTLIRRKLSPEQVCAYLRKHHGITLHHSTIYRYLRQDKSNGGTLWQHLRICSKPYRKRYGSTWTRGKVPNRVGIENRPAIVDRKTRIGDWEADTIIGKDQKSALLTLVERVTRYTIICKLDSLKAEDTALAAIRVLRAHKARVHTITMDNGKEFYQHTKIAKALKAETYFCRPYHSWEKGLNENTNGLIRQYFPKQTDFRNISDREIRRVQDELNHRPRKTLGYETPSVLFLNLFKPLIH; this is encoded by the coding sequence ATGAGCTACACACAACTGACCCAAGACGAACGATACCATATCCAATACCTGTCCCGCCACTGCACCGTCACAGAAATCGCCAAACAGCTTAACCGCCACAAAAGCACCATCAGCCGCGAAATCAGACGGCACCGCACCCAAGGGCAGCAATACAGTGCCGAAAAAGCACAGAAGCAGAGCCGGACTATCAAACAGCGTAAGCGAAAGCCCTATAAGCTTGATTCGCAGCTGATTCAACACATCGACACCCTTATCCGCCGCAAACTCAGTCCCGAACAAGTATGCGCCTACCTGCGCAAACATCACGGGATAACACTCCACCACAGCACCATTTACCGCTACCTCCGCCAAGACAAAAGCAACGGCGGCACCTTGTGGCAACACCTCAGAATATGCAGCAAACCCTACCGCAAACGCTACGGCAGCACATGGACCAGAGGCAAAGTACCCAACCGTGTCGGCATAGAAAACCGACCCGCTATCGTCGACCGGAAAACCCGCATCGGCGATTGGGAAGCCGACACCATCATCGGCAAAGATCAGAAAAGCGCATTATTGACCTTGGTCGAACGCGTTACCCGCTACACCATCATCTGCAAATTGGACAGCCTCAAAGCCGAAGACACTGCTCTGGCAGCCATTAGGGTATTAAGGGCACATAAAGCCAGAGTCCACACCATCACCATGGACAACGGTAAAGAATTTTACCAACACACCAAAATAGCCAAAGCATTGAAAGCGGAGACTTATTTTTGCCGCCCCTACCATTCTTGGGAGAAAGGGCTGAATGAGAACACCAACGGACTCATCCGACAATATTTCCCCAAGCAAACCGATTTCCGAAACATCAGCGATCGGGAGATACGCAGGGTTCAAGATGAGTTGAACCACCGGCCAAGAAAAACACTTGGCTACGAAACGCCAAGTGTTTTATTCTTGAATCTGTTCAAACCACTGATACACTAG
- a CDS encoding HU family DNA-binding protein, producing MNKSELIEAIAQEAGISKAAAQKALDATTNAVTNALKKGDTVTLVGFGTFYVGERAERQGRNPKTGEPLTIAAAKTPKFRAGKALKDAL from the coding sequence GTGAATAAGTCTGAATTGATCGAAGCAATTGCTCAAGAAGCCGGTATTTCTAAAGCTGCCGCTCAAAAAGCTCTGGATGCCACTACTAATGCTGTAACCAACGCTCTGAAAAAAGGCGACACCGTCACTCTGGTCGGTTTCGGTACTTTCTACGTTGGTGAGCGCGCAGAGCGTCAAGGCCGTAACCCTAAAACTGGCGAGCCTCTGACCATCGCTGCTGCTAAAACTCCTAAATTCCGTGCCGGTAAAGCATTGAAAGATGCTCTGTAA